Proteins from one Prevotella sp. E2-28 genomic window:
- a CDS encoding DUF6621 family protein, with product MNEKQTTDNIIIADAAFIDKVAFDLIVNFERMLERRIPQADLAKWVECIALDGGLREGSHQTTVVLTHDKEQETLKNFLPSNFSQELDGKAFNGPLGEFCFSTPCGETYVGKDELFLDTLQTFLAEKDVKRIMVIPDDSLYNNVRDILRKVHDDDKRITVFAMQPMPGGNFRQEILGYSLMAALGIRGEEINSRN from the coding sequence ATGAACGAAAAGCAAACAACAGACAATATCATCATTGCCGATGCTGCCTTTATTGACAAGGTCGCGTTTGATTTAATCGTCAATTTCGAACGGATGCTGGAACGACGGATACCGCAGGCTGACTTAGCCAAATGGGTGGAATGTATTGCCTTGGACGGTGGACTTCGCGAAGGCTCTCATCAGACCACGGTAGTTCTGACGCACGATAAGGAACAGGAGACACTAAAGAATTTCCTGCCAAGCAATTTCTCACAGGAACTTGACGGCAAAGCCTTTAATGGTCCCTTGGGCGAATTCTGCTTCAGCACACCCTGCGGCGAGACATACGTAGGCAAGGATGAGCTCTTTCTTGATACACTCCAAACCTTCCTCGCAGAAAAGGATGTGAAGCGAATCATGGTGATTCCTGATGACTCCTTATATAATAATGTACGCGATATTCTCCGAAAGGTTCATGATGACGACAAGCGTATCACTGTGTTTGCTATGCAGCCTATGCCTGGCGGTAATTTCCGACAGGAGATTCTTGGCTATTCTCTGATGGCAGCACTGGGAATCAGAGGCGAGGAGATCAACAGTAGAAATTAA
- the rhaD gene encoding rhamnulose-1-phosphate aldolase — translation MKSILDGRPALKAEIEKIAEVAGYLWQNGWAERNGGNITVNITEYVDDEIRSMAPISDVKQIGVTLPALKGCYFYCKGTGKRMRDLARWPMDNGSVIRILDDCASYVIIADNAVMPTSELPSHLTVHARQVETNSGYKATVHTHPIELVAMSHNRAFLGKDVLTKILWSMIPETKAFCPLGLGIVPYTLPGSNALADATLKELEEYDVVMWEKHGVFAKGTDVMDAFDQIDVLSKSAKIYINSKCMGFEPEGMSDEQMKEMTKAFNLPR, via the coding sequence ATGAAGAGTATATTAGACGGACGTCCTGCCTTGAAGGCTGAGATAGAAAAAATAGCAGAGGTAGCCGGCTATCTGTGGCAAAACGGATGGGCTGAGCGTAATGGCGGTAATATCACAGTAAACATCACAGAGTATGTTGACGACGAGATTCGTAGCATGGCTCCCATTAGTGACGTGAAGCAGATTGGTGTGACACTGCCTGCGCTGAAAGGCTGCTATTTCTATTGCAAGGGAACGGGTAAACGTATGCGTGACTTGGCTCGCTGGCCTATGGATAATGGTTCTGTAATCCGTATCCTTGACGACTGTGCTTCTTATGTTATTATAGCAGACAATGCTGTGATGCCTACAAGTGAGCTTCCCAGTCACCTGACTGTCCACGCTCGTCAGGTTGAAACAAACTCAGGTTACAAGGCTACCGTTCATACGCACCCTATTGAACTCGTTGCTATGAGTCATAACCGTGCGTTCCTGGGTAAGGATGTGCTTACAAAGATTTTGTGGAGCATGATTCCTGAGACGAAGGCTTTCTGTCCGCTTGGGCTTGGTATCGTGCCTTACACTCTGCCTGGCTCAAATGCGCTAGCTGATGCTACGCTGAAGGAGCTGGAGGAGTATGATGTTGTGATGTGGGAGAAGCACGGCGTGTTTGCAAAGGGTACTGACGTGATGGATGCTTTCGATCAGATTGACGTACTCTCAAAGAGTGCCAAAATTTACATCAACTCAAAGTGCATGGGTTTCGAACCCGAAGGCATGAGCGATGAACAGATGAAGGAAATGACTAAGGCATTCAATCTGCCGAGGTAA
- a CDS encoding OmpA family protein — protein MKYRIFLSIVAMLFAINVSAQEETKDYPHAFIGLQGGVMRAYNGQGIDRKWNPMAAVSLGYNFTNVFGMRLQANGSTWKAKLSDGSEYKSKIGNIDLDMMFNLSNVFFPKQKNFVNVIAIAGVPFELAIPHSWVDNYAYANSYGSDRWNTAWKVGGMIDFNLSKHWGFNLEAGTNYIRQKNKTAIDNNKWWPYAMAGLTFKFGHKKVKKEEPIIVEETPEVVEEPQQVVEPEPKPEPKPEPKPEPQPVITQPVKLTQNIFFDLAKADIKDSQASKVDEIVKWANEHPKAEILLTGYADKQTGNAKVNKRIAKERVNTVKKALTSKGIASNRLKTEVKGDSEQPFANNDDNRVVIVLAEE, from the coding sequence ATGAAGTACAGAATCTTTCTTTCAATTGTGGCAATGTTGTTTGCTATCAATGTTTCTGCCCAGGAAGAGACGAAAGACTATCCACACGCTTTTATCGGCTTACAGGGTGGTGTCATGAGAGCCTACAACGGTCAGGGTATCGACCGTAAATGGAATCCTATGGCCGCAGTTTCCTTAGGTTACAATTTCACTAACGTCTTTGGAATGCGCCTGCAGGCTAACGGTAGCACGTGGAAAGCTAAACTGTCCGATGGCTCTGAGTATAAGAGCAAGATTGGCAATATCGATCTCGACATGATGTTCAACCTGTCAAACGTGTTCTTCCCCAAACAGAAGAACTTCGTCAACGTGATTGCTATTGCCGGTGTACCCTTCGAATTGGCTATACCTCACTCATGGGTTGACAACTACGCTTATGCCAATTCTTATGGCAGCGACCGCTGGAACACAGCATGGAAAGTGGGCGGTATGATTGACTTCAACCTGTCTAAGCACTGGGGATTCAATCTGGAAGCTGGTACAAATTACATTCGTCAGAAGAACAAGACAGCTATCGATAATAACAAATGGTGGCCCTACGCTATGGCTGGCCTGACTTTCAAGTTCGGTCATAAGAAGGTGAAGAAGGAAGAGCCTATCATCGTTGAGGAGACACCTGAAGTTGTTGAAGAGCCCCAGCAGGTGGTTGAGCCAGAGCCAAAACCAGAGCCCAAGCCCGAACCAAAGCCAGAGCCTCAGCCTGTTATCACACAGCCTGTTAAACTCACTCAGAACATCTTCTTCGACTTGGCTAAGGCTGACATTAAGGATAGCCAGGCTTCAAAGGTTGACGAGATTGTAAAATGGGCTAACGAACATCCAAAGGCAGAGATCCTACTCACAGGTTACGCTGACAAGCAGACTGGTAATGCCAAGGTAAACAAGCGCATTGCAAAGGAACGCGTTAACACCGTGAAGAAAGCTCTGACTAGCAAGGGTATCGCTTCAAACCGTCTGAAGACAGAGGTGAAGGGTGACTCTGAACAGCCATTCGCTAATAATGACGATAACCGCGTAGTGATTGTCCTCGCAGAGGAATAA
- a CDS encoding L-rhamnose/proton symporter RhaT has product MEIVIGLLIIAVGAFCQSSCYVPINKIKDWSWESYWIVQGVFAWLLLPLLGALLAVPSGHSLFELFTAEQSFNIGMTILFGVLWGVGGLTFGLSMRYLGVALGQSIALGTCAGLGTVMGPVLLNVFFPEQDPLSKLTFSVILGVVVCLLGIAIIGIAGSMKSAGLSEEEKKAAVKDFNFPKGLAIALLAGFMSGCFNVGLTFGADIKFAETDKMFAALPATFLVTLGGFVTNAIYCFYQNQKNNTWGDYKKGNVWGNNLLFCLLAGGLWYSQFFGLSLGQSFFEEGGTMFVLSFCILMALNVVFSNVWGIILKEWKGCSSKTISVLIAGIVVLIISTFLPTVIDSLSK; this is encoded by the coding sequence ATGGAAATTGTTATCGGACTTTTAATCATTGCTGTCGGAGCTTTCTGTCAGTCATCATGCTACGTACCTATCAATAAGATTAAGGACTGGTCGTGGGAGAGTTATTGGATTGTACAGGGTGTTTTCGCTTGGTTACTATTGCCCCTTCTAGGCGCATTGTTAGCTGTACCCTCAGGGCACTCACTTTTTGAGCTGTTCACCGCAGAACAGTCATTTAACATCGGGATGACCATCCTCTTTGGTGTGCTGTGGGGTGTTGGCGGACTGACCTTCGGACTGTCTATGCGCTATCTGGGTGTTGCACTTGGACAAAGCATCGCATTAGGCACTTGTGCTGGTCTGGGCACTGTCATGGGTCCCGTATTGCTCAACGTGTTCTTCCCAGAACAGGATCCCCTGTCAAAGCTCACATTCTCCGTGATTCTGGGTGTAGTGGTTTGCTTGCTGGGTATCGCCATCATCGGCATTGCTGGCTCTATGAAGTCAGCAGGTCTCTCTGAGGAAGAAAAGAAAGCTGCTGTCAAAGACTTCAACTTCCCCAAGGGTCTGGCCATCGCCTTGCTAGCAGGCTTTATGAGTGGATGCTTCAACGTAGGTCTCACCTTTGGTGCCGACATCAAGTTTGCCGAAACTGACAAGATGTTTGCAGCCCTGCCGGCTACATTTCTCGTCACACTAGGCGGATTCGTCACCAATGCCATCTACTGTTTCTACCAGAACCAAAAGAACAATACATGGGGTGACTACAAGAAAGGCAACGTATGGGGCAACAATCTGCTATTCTGCCTTCTAGCTGGTGGATTGTGGTATTCACAGTTCTTCGGACTCTCTTTAGGACAGAGCTTCTTTGAAGAAGGTGGCACCATGTTCGTCCTGTCGTTCTGTATTCTCATGGCACTCAACGTGGTGTTCTCAAATGTGTGGGGCATCATCCTCAAGGAATGGAAGGGATGCTCCAGCAAGACTATCAGCGTGCTCATAGCAGGTATCGTGGTATTGATTATCTCCACATTCCTGCCAACGGTTATTGACAGCCTCAGTAAGTAA
- a CDS encoding carbohydrate-binding protein: protein MKKIMSIMLFAVMAILQATAQEGPTMGWSSWNTFDLNISESIIKGQAAYMVSKGLAAVGYDHINIDDGYFGGRDAETGQLKIHPTRFPNGLQPVVDYIHGKGLKAGIYSDGGYNTCGSYHGGDKTGEGVGLYEHDQQDCDMFFKDLGFDFIKVDFCGGDPVHNKDKLDLDEKARYTAIAKAIKNTGRTDVRMNICRWAYPGTWADDAGFSWRTTGDINPSWGSVKGILAENLYMSAYCSKGHYNDMDMLEVGVEKWGNKLTTEEAKTHFGMWCIMNSPLLIGCDINSLSTTNLNLLKNKDLIALNQDTLYQQAYLAAKVNDCYVMVKDIEKHYGNKRAFAIYNPNDAQKTVTLKFKDIDLADSVALHDCFTKKDIGKFFETYEVKIPAHGTKIYVAEADTRLERTRYEAETGYSKAYSEIEWNVCQYSEASYCSGGYKVGYIGGSNTNNYLEWRGVYSKEGGDYKLSIGYICGESRSINVYVNGKKVKNLSCNSGGWEKVGKKIVNITLEQGENTIRLVNTSGWMPDIDYIDVTPVVPTGIDELKASAAKEHNTYDLQGRKVNASKAHGIVISEKGKKIMK from the coding sequence ATGAAAAAAATCATGTCTATCATGCTGTTCGCAGTAATGGCTATCTTACAGGCAACGGCACAAGAGGGACCCACAATGGGATGGAGCTCGTGGAACACATTTGACTTGAATATCAGCGAGTCAATCATCAAAGGTCAGGCGGCATATATGGTCTCTAAAGGACTGGCAGCCGTTGGCTACGACCATATCAATATTGACGATGGCTACTTCGGCGGACGTGATGCAGAAACTGGACAGTTGAAGATTCACCCCACCCGATTCCCCAACGGACTGCAGCCCGTAGTGGATTATATTCACGGAAAAGGTCTGAAAGCCGGCATCTACAGCGATGGTGGCTACAACACCTGTGGCAGCTATCACGGTGGCGACAAAACAGGTGAGGGCGTAGGTCTCTATGAGCATGACCAGCAAGACTGTGACATGTTTTTCAAGGATCTGGGTTTCGATTTCATCAAAGTGGACTTCTGTGGTGGTGACCCCGTTCACAATAAAGACAAATTGGATCTTGACGAGAAAGCCCGCTATACCGCTATTGCAAAGGCTATCAAGAATACCGGTCGTACCGATGTACGCATGAACATCTGCCGATGGGCTTATCCTGGCACATGGGCCGATGATGCAGGTTTCTCATGGCGTACCACAGGCGACATCAATCCAAGCTGGGGTTCGGTAAAAGGTATCCTTGCTGAGAACCTCTATATGAGTGCCTATTGTAGCAAGGGTCATTATAATGACATGGATATGCTCGAGGTGGGTGTTGAGAAATGGGGTAACAAGTTAACCACAGAGGAAGCAAAGACCCATTTCGGCATGTGGTGTATCATGAACTCCCCTTTGCTCATTGGCTGCGACATAAATAGTCTGAGCACCACAAACCTCAATCTACTGAAGAACAAAGATCTGATTGCCCTGAATCAGGACACGCTCTACCAGCAGGCTTACCTTGCTGCTAAAGTAAACGACTGCTACGTGATGGTTAAAGATATTGAGAAGCACTATGGCAACAAGCGTGCCTTTGCAATATATAACCCAAACGACGCACAGAAAACAGTGACGCTGAAATTCAAGGATATAGACCTAGCTGACAGCGTGGCACTGCACGATTGCTTCACAAAGAAAGATATCGGTAAGTTTTTCGAGACTTACGAGGTCAAGATTCCCGCTCACGGCACAAAGATTTATGTTGCCGAAGCCGACACCCGATTAGAGCGCACACGCTACGAGGCAGAAACGGGCTACAGCAAGGCTTATTCAGAGATTGAATGGAACGTCTGCCAATATTCTGAAGCATCTTATTGCTCTGGCGGTTATAAAGTAGGCTACATCGGTGGTAGCAATACTAATAACTACCTGGAGTGGCGAGGCGTATATAGCAAGGAAGGTGGTGACTACAAACTGTCTATCGGCTATATCTGCGGAGAGAGTCGCAGTATTAACGTCTATGTGAACGGCAAAAAAGTAAAGAATCTTAGTTGTAACTCTGGTGGCTGGGAGAAAGTGGGTAAGAAAATCGTCAACATCACACTGGAGCAAGGTGAGAACACCATCCGTCTGGTGAACACCAGCGGTTGGATGCCCGACATCGACTATATCGACGTAACACCCGTAGTACCCACTGGCATTGACGAGTTGAAAGCCTCTGCTGCGAAAGAGCACAACACCTATGACTTGCAGGGCAGAAAGGTCAATGCGAGCAAGGCTCATGGCATCGTGATTAGCGAAAAGGGTAAGAAAATCATGAAGTAA
- a CDS encoding glycoside hydrolase family 3 N-terminal domain-containing protein: protein MKLFAMMCTAALLAGCTASTSTDLEQRVDELYDRMSQEERIAQLRSMYMDELFDDDGQLDTVKCRELILNGIGHFSQFCMQKPRDPNDIRNRASAVQKWLIENTPNGIPALMHEEVLSGINTRGATIYPQQIGQACSFNTQLAELKTQQTATALRKMGGVLSLSPMVDVCHTPSFNRLEESYGEDSYLSASMGVAFVKGLQQGDLKKGVGACSKHYLGYGGGGDADEKELMEEILMPHEAMIRVAGSRALMPGYHAMLDAQGDTMNCVANGKILQDILRNYLGFDGMVVSDYTAIEQLPGFESPMEQAAAAINAGNDVDFPFGANYQYLQEGLDKGLVKPEAFERAVKDVLRYKLRAGLMDENPYLYSTENIILDTPDERQTAYQIATQSVVLLENNGILPLSNKKILLTGPNANSMWAMCGDYSFPAMSYFWKKVEEDLDHPHIITLLEGMKAKKADNVNILYSRGCDWTEEIETDFIKGGDARAWEYEILHRKVDSGEKADKAEALKMAGEADVIIAAVGENVMLCGENRDRKGLRLPGSQEKYVEELIATGKPVVLVVFGGRAQVISGLAEKCAAVIQAWYPGEEGGNAVADILYGHVSPSAKLAVSYPNKEVYEPMCYNNPSLLSIQWPFGYGMSYTSFEYSNLQIANSEQSIETGSIALTFDVKNTGKMAADEIAQIYLSPTEDSQNIRPVQLQGFARVSLQPGETKTVSVKLYFDQFGFYQNDGGQRSWNVLPGTYLIKVGASSVDFRLQQQITLTGKPVSKPLRENYFSEVTVL, encoded by the coding sequence ATGAAACTTTTTGCAATGATGTGCACAGCAGCACTTTTGGCAGGCTGCACAGCCTCCACCTCAACAGATTTGGAACAACGCGTTGATGAACTCTACGACCGTATGTCGCAGGAGGAACGCATTGCTCAACTTCGTAGTATGTATATGGACGAGCTTTTCGACGATGACGGGCAACTGGACACCGTGAAATGCCGTGAACTGATACTTAATGGCATCGGCCATTTCTCGCAGTTCTGTATGCAGAAACCTCGTGACCCTAACGATATTCGTAATCGTGCGTCAGCCGTACAGAAATGGCTGATAGAAAATACTCCAAATGGTATTCCTGCATTGATGCACGAGGAGGTGCTCTCTGGTATCAATACCCGTGGTGCCACCATTTATCCCCAGCAGATTGGTCAGGCCTGCTCGTTCAATACCCAACTGGCAGAACTGAAGACACAGCAGACAGCTACCGCCCTTCGTAAGATGGGTGGCGTGCTCTCGCTCTCGCCGATGGTTGACGTCTGTCACACACCTTCTTTCAATCGTTTGGAGGAATCTTATGGTGAAGATTCTTACCTCTCAGCTTCTATGGGAGTGGCTTTTGTCAAGGGCTTGCAGCAAGGTGATTTGAAAAAAGGTGTTGGTGCCTGTTCGAAGCACTATCTGGGCTACGGCGGAGGCGGCGATGCTGATGAGAAAGAACTGATGGAGGAAATATTGATGCCTCATGAGGCAATGATTCGTGTGGCTGGCAGTCGTGCGTTAATGCCTGGCTATCATGCAATGCTCGATGCTCAGGGTGATACTATGAACTGTGTAGCCAACGGGAAGATATTGCAGGATATTCTGCGTAATTACCTGGGCTTTGATGGTATGGTGGTCAGCGACTATACTGCTATCGAACAGCTACCGGGCTTCGAGTCGCCTATGGAGCAGGCAGCTGCAGCTATCAATGCAGGCAATGATGTTGATTTCCCCTTTGGTGCCAATTATCAGTATTTGCAGGAGGGACTTGATAAGGGATTGGTGAAGCCTGAGGCTTTTGAACGTGCCGTAAAGGACGTGCTGCGCTATAAGTTGCGTGCCGGACTCATGGATGAGAATCCCTATCTTTATAGCACGGAAAATATCATCCTTGATACTCCAGATGAGCGCCAGACCGCCTATCAGATTGCTACACAATCAGTAGTGCTGCTTGAGAATAATGGTATTCTTCCCCTCTCAAACAAAAAAATCTTACTCACTGGCCCTAATGCTAACTCTATGTGGGCTATGTGCGGCGACTATTCTTTCCCTGCTATGTCATATTTCTGGAAGAAGGTTGAGGAAGATCTTGATCATCCTCATATCATAACGCTGTTGGAAGGAATGAAGGCAAAGAAAGCAGACAATGTCAATATCCTCTACTCGCGTGGCTGTGATTGGACAGAGGAAATAGAGACCGACTTCATTAAAGGTGGTGATGCACGTGCTTGGGAGTACGAGATTCTGCATCGTAAGGTTGACTCTGGCGAGAAGGCCGATAAGGCTGAGGCGCTGAAGATGGCTGGTGAGGCTGATGTCATCATTGCTGCTGTTGGCGAGAATGTCATGCTTTGTGGTGAGAACCGTGATCGTAAGGGTTTGCGCTTGCCAGGCAGTCAGGAAAAGTATGTCGAGGAACTCATTGCTACAGGAAAGCCCGTCGTGCTGGTGGTCTTCGGTGGTAGGGCACAGGTCATCAGTGGTCTTGCAGAAAAGTGCGCTGCCGTTATTCAGGCATGGTATCCAGGCGAGGAAGGTGGCAATGCCGTTGCCGATATCCTCTATGGTCACGTATCGCCCTCAGCTAAGCTCGCTGTCAGCTATCCTAACAAGGAAGTCTATGAACCAATGTGCTATAACAACCCTTCGTTACTTTCTATTCAGTGGCCCTTCGGTTACGGTATGAGTTACACCTCGTTCGAATATAGCAACTTACAGATAGCTAACAGCGAACAGTCAATAGAAACGGGTAGTATTGCCCTTACCTTTGATGTGAAGAATACAGGTAAGATGGCTGCTGATGAGATCGCACAGATTTATCTGTCGCCAACGGAGGATAGTCAGAATATCCGTCCTGTTCAACTGCAAGGCTTTGCACGTGTTAGTCTGCAGCCTGGTGAGACAAAGACCGTCAGCGTAAAGCTCTATTTCGACCAATTTGGATTCTATCAAAATGATGGTGGTCAGCGCTCTTGGAACGTGTTGCCTGGAACCTATCTTATCAAGGTTGGTGCCTCTTCAGTTGATTTCCGTCTGCAACAACAAATTACGCTTACGGGTAAACCCGTCAGCAAGCCTCTGCGAGAAAACTATTTCTCGGAGGTAACAGTATTATAA